From the Kribbella sp. CA-293567 genome, the window ATGGAAGGAAGTGCCGTGTGATGAGTGAGGAAGTCGCACGATCGGAGGGAACCCTGCAGGACGATCCGCCGAAGGGCCAGGCGATGGTCGAGGTCGATCCGGCCACGCCTCGCAGTGGCCGCGGCGGGGGACCGGGGACGAGCAGCGTCCTCGGCAGCCTGCTGAAGAGCGGGGCCGGCCGCAACATCGGCCTGGTGATCGCGCTGATCCTGCTCTGCATCGTCGGAGTCGCGACGGCGGGGGACCGGTTCGCGAGCACCGCGAACCTGCTGACCATCCTGCGGCTGGCCGCGGTGATCGGCGTGGTCAGCATCGGCATGACGTTCGTCATCACCGGGGGTGGCATCGACCTGTCGGTCGGCGCGCTGGTGGCGCTGGCGAGTGTCTGGGCGACCACGCTGGCGACCCAGCAGATGGCCGCCGACTACCACTGGATCTTCATGGTCTCGACCGCGATCCTGGTCGGCGCGGCCTGCGGCCTGGTGAACGGGCTACTTGTTGCCTACGGCAAGATAGTTCCGTTCATCGCGACCCTGGCGATGCTGGCCGGGGCGCGCGGGCTGGCCGAGATCCTGTCCGACCGCAGGACCCAGATCATCAGCGTGAACTCGTTCACCGACTTCTTCGGCGGCTCGCTGATCGGTGTCCCGGTGCTGGTCTGGATGTTCGTCGTGGTCGCCGCGGCCGGCTGGGTGCTGCTCAACCGGACCACCTTCGGCCGCCGGACCTTCGCCGTCGGTGGCAACGCCGAGGCGGCCCGGCTGGCCGGGATCAAGGTGCAGCGGCACACCGTCGCGCTCTACGTGCTGGGCGGGCTGTGCTGTGGCATCGCCGCGGTGATGCTGATGGCCCGGACGACGACCGGTAGCTCCACCCACGGTGGGCTGTACGAGCTGGACGCGATCGCGGCGGTGGTGATCGGCGGCACCCTGCTGTCCGGTGGCCGCGGCACGATCGTCGGCACCGTCTTCGGGGTGCTGATCTTCACCACCCTGAACAACGTCTTCACCCTGAACAACCTGAGCATCTCCGCCCAGTCGGTGGCGAAGGGCCTGATCATCGTGATCGCGGTCCTCCTCCAGCAACGCCTGGCCGCCCGCGCCACCGCGCCCTAATTGTAGTGAGCAGCAGCAGTACCCCTGTAGAGGTTCCATCTTTTTGGAGGACAAGATGTCAGTACGTTCCGCCCGATTACTGATGACGGCCGGCTTGGTCGGGCTCAGCTCGATGGCACTGATCGCCTGTACCAGCAACACCCCCGAAGCCGAGAAGACCACCGACTCCGGCACCCAGCAGGTCGCTGCCAAGGGCAACGACGAGCCGGGCAAGAAGGTCAAGATCGGCTTCTCCGCACCGGCCGCCGACCACGGCTGGATGGGCGCGATCACCAAGGCCACCCAGGCCGAGGCGAAGAAGCACTCCGACGTCGAGCTGGTGGTGGCCGAGGGCACCAACGACGTCAACCTGCAGATCAGCCAGGTGGAGACCTTCATCAACGACAAGGTCGACGCGATCGTGCTGCTGCCCTTCGACGGCGCGGCGCTGACCGCGGTGGCGACCAAGGCGATGCAGGCCGGGATCACGGTGGTCAACGTGGACCGCGAGTTCGGCAGCACCTTCGCGGCCCGGACCACGATCCTGGGTGACAACAAGGGCATGGGCGTCTCGGCCGGCACCTACATCTGCCAGCAGCTGAAGGGCAAGAAGGACGCCGTCGTCGCCGAGATCGCCGGCATCGACTCGCTGCCGCTGACCCAGGCCCGCAGTACCGGCTTCAAGGAGGCGCTGGCCGACTGTGGCCTGAAGGTCAGCAACCGCGTCGCGGCCGAGTTCACCGTCGAGTCCGGCGAGAAGGCGGCGGCCAACCTGCTGCAGGCGGCACCGAAGCTGGACGCGATCTGGAACCACGACGACGACCAGGGTGTCGGCGTGATGGCCGCGATCAAGAACTCCGGCCGCAAGGAGTTCTTCGTCGTCGGCGGGGCCGGTTCGGCGAACGTGATGCGGGAGATCAAGGCCGACAACACACTGGTCAAGGCGACCGTCATCTACCCGTCGACCCAGGGCGCCGACGGGATCAAGCTGGCCCGCCTGCTGGTCCAGAAGAAGGCCCTCGGCGACCTGGTGGAGGTCGAGGTACCGCGCACGGTCCAGCTGTACGCGCCGGTGGTCACCAAGGAGAACGTCGACCAGTACCTGCCGACCGCCTTCGAGAGCTGACCGGAAGAGGACAGAGGAGTAGACCGAGTATGACGAACCTGGGCATCGGCCTGATCGGGTACGCCTTCATGGGTGCCGCCCACTCACAAGCCTGGCGCAGCGCACCGCGTTTCTTCGACCTGCCGCTGCAGCCGGAGATGACGGTGCTCTGCGGCCGGAACGCCGACGCCGTCGACGCGGCCGCGGGCAAGCTCGGCTGGTCCGGCACCGAGACCGACTGGCGCAAGCTGCTCACCCGTGACGACGTCCAGCTGATCGACGTCTGTACGCCGGGTGACAGCCACGCCGAGATCGCGATCGCGGCGTTGCGGGCCGGCAAGCACGTGCTGTGTGAGAAGCCGTTGGCCAACACCGTCGCGGAGGCCGAGCAGATGGCTGCCGCGGCGGCCGAGGCGGCGGCCAACGGGATCAGGTCGATGGTCGGGTTCACCTACCGCCGGGTGCCGGCTATCGGGCTGGCCCGGCAACTGGTGGCCGAAGGCAAGCTCGGTACCATCCGGCACGTCCGGGCGCAGTACCTGCAGGACTGGATCGCCGACCCCGAGGCGCCGCTGTCGTGGCGGCTGGACAAGGAGAAGGCCGGCTCCGGCGCGCTCGGCGACATCGGCGCGCACATCGTCGACCTGACCCAGTACATCACCGGCGACCGGATCACCGAGGTGAGCGGGCAGCTGGAGACCTTCGTCAAGGAGCGCCCGGTCGCCGCCGAGCACAGCGGCCTGTCGGGGCAGGCGGGCACCGAGCGTGGCCCGGTGACCGTCGACGACGCCGCGATCTTCCTGGCCCGCTTCGCCGAGGGCGCGCTCGGCGTCTTCGAGGCGACCCGGTTCGCCACCGGCCGCAAGAACGCGATCCGGCTGGAGATCAACGGCAGCCGGGGCAGCCTCGCGTTCGACTTCGAGGACCTCAACGAACTGCACTTCTACGACGCGACGGAGCCGGCCGAGACGGCCGGCTTCCGCCGGATCCTCGTGACGGAAGCAGCGCACCCGTACGTCGCGGCCTGGTGGCCGCCGGGTCACCTGCTCGGCTACGAACACGGCTTCACCCATCAAGTGGTCGACCTGATCACCGCGATCGCCGATGGCACGGACCCCGCGCCGTCGTTCGCGGACGGCCTGCAGGTCCAGCGGGTGCTGGCCGCGGTCGAGGACAGCTCGACCTCCCGACAATGGCAGGAGATTGCCTCATGAGCTCGTACACGCCGTCCAAGGACGACAAGTTCTCCTTCGGTCTGTGGACCGTCGGCTGGGAAGGTGTCGACGTCTTCGGTACCGCGGTGCGCGCGCCGCTCGACCCGGTCCTCGCGGTCGAGAAGCTCGCCGAACTGGGCGCCTCCGCGGTGTCCTTCCACGACGACGACCTGGTGCCCGACGACAGCACCCGCCAGCAGGTGCTGGAGCGGTTCAGCAAGGCCCTGGCCGACCACGACATGGTGGTCGAGATGGCCACTACCAACCTGTTCAGCCACCCGGTCTTCAAGGACGGTGGCCTGACCGCCAACGACCGCGACGTCCGCCGGTACGCGCTGGCCAAGATCCTGCGCAACGTCGACCTGGCCGCCGAGCTGGGCGCGAAGACCTACGTGCTGTGGGGCGGCCGGGAAGGCTCCGAGTCGGGCGGCTCCAAGGACGTGCACGCCGCGCTCGACCGGTACAAGGAGTCGATGGACCTGCTCACCGGCTACGTCCGCGAGCAGGGCTACGACCTGCGCTTCGCGCTGGAGCCGAAGCCGAACGAGCCGCGCGGCGACATCCTGCTGCCGACGATCGGTCACGCCCTGGCCTTCATCAACGACCTCGAACACCCCGACCTGGTCGGCATCAACCCCGAGGTCGGCCACGAGCAGATGGCCGGGCTGAACTACGCGCACGGCATCGCCCAGGCGCTGTGGCACGGGAAGCTCTACCACATCGACCTCAACGGTCAGCACGGTCCGCGGTTCGACCAGGACCTGCGGTTCGGCGCCGGCAACCTCCGGGAGGCGTTCTGGACGGTCGACGTCCTGCAGGGCACCGCCGGCGGACCGGGGTACGACGGCTATGTCCACTTCGACTACAAGCCGCCGCGCACCGAGGACCTGGACGGCGTCTGGGAGACCGCGCGGGGATGCATGCGCAACTACCTGATCCTGCGGGAGAAGGTGCAGGCGTTCCGGGCCGACCCGGAGGTGCAGGAGGCCGTCGAGGCCGCCCGGGTGAACGAGCTGGCCCAGCCGACGCTCGGCGCCGGTGAGTCGCTGGACGAGTTGCGCAAGGCAACCTATGACCCCGACGCGCTGGCACAGCGTGGTCTCGGCTTCGAGCGGCTCGACCAGCTCGCGATGGACCACCTGCTCGGCGTTCGCTGAGGCAAACCCCTCCCGCGCAGGGCAGAGCACGGGACCGCAGTAGCTGAACTGGCACCACCAGGGCCGAAAAATCCAGGGACCCGCCCTGGAACCCCGTCCCGCGCCCCGGCGCGGGACATCGATGGAGCGCGCGCCTTATCCGACCCATGAGGAGCAACCCCATGATCCAGCTACGCCGGCACGGCACGCTCGTGCGTGCTCTCGTGCTCGCCCTGATCGCCACCCTGGTGATCCCGTTGTCGCCGACCCCCGCCAGTGCCCATCCCGGGCACGGCAACGACACCTTCAACGCCCTGATCTTCAGCAAGACGGCCGGTTTCCGGCACGACTCGATCCCGGCCGGGATCCAGGCGATCAAGGATCTCGCCACGGCGAACGACTTCACCGTCACCGCGACCGAGGACGCGGCGATGTTCAACGACACCGAGCTGGCGAAGTACGAGGTGGTGATCTGGCTGTCCACCACCGGTGACGTGCTCAACGCGGACCAGCAGGGCGCCTTCGAGCGCTACATCCGCAACGGTGGCGGGTACGCCGGCGTGCACGCCGCGTCCGACACGGAGTACGACTGGCCCTGGTACGGCAAGCTCGTCGGCAGCTACTTCGACAGCCACCCGCCCGGTACGCCGAACGCGACGGTGAAGGTGGAGGACCACGCGCACGCGTCGACGGCGGAGGCTCCGACGGTCTGGCCGCGCACCGACGAGTGGTACAACTACAAGACCAATCCCCGCGGTGCGGTGCACGTGCTCGCCTCGGTGGACGAGACCACCTACACCGGCGGCAACATGGGCGCCGAGCACCCGATCGCGTGGTGCCAGAACTACGACGGCGGCCGCGCCTGGTACACGGGGATGGGCCACACCATCCAGTCGTTCACCGACCCGACCTTCCGCAAGCACCTGCTCGGTGGTCTCAGGACCGCGGCAGGGGTCGAGGCCGCCGACTGCGGCGCGTCGCTGAGCGAGAGCTACGAGAAGGTCACGCTCGACGACGACACCGCGAACCCGATGGAGCTGGCGATCGCCAAGGACGGCCGGGTCTTCTACATCGACCGCAACGGCGCGGTGAAGATCGTCAAGACCGACGGCTCGGTGGTCACCGCCGGCACGTTGAGTGTCTACACCGGCCAGGAGTTCGGCCTGCTCGGCATCGCGCTCGACCCGGCCTTCGACCAGAACGGGTTCGTCTATCTCTACAGCTCGCCGGCCGGCACCGAGGCCTACGACGAGGTCTCCCGCTTCAAGGTCACCGGGGACACCCTCGACCTGGCGAGCAAGAAGCAGATCCTGCGGATCGACACCCAGCGCGCCGAGTGCTGTCACGCCGGTGGAGCCCTCGAGTTCGACGGCGACGGCAACCTTTACATCGCCACCGGTGACAACAGCAACCCGTTCGCCTCGGACGGCTACTCGCCCTTGGACGAGCGGACCGGCCGCGCCGCCTGGGACTCCCAGCGCAGCTCCGCCAACAGCAACAACCTGAACGGCAAGGTGCTGAGGATCCACCCGGAGGCCGACGGAACGTACACGGTGCCGGCCGGCAACATGTTCCCCGCCGGTACTGCGAAGACGCGGCCGGAGATCTTCGCGATGGGCTTCCGCAACCCGTTCCGGATCGGCATCGACCCGAGCACCGGCAACCTGTTCGTGGCCGACTACGGTCCGGACGCCGGGCAGGTCTCACCGACGCGTGGGCCGGACGGCCGGGTCGAGTGGAACGTCCTCGACAAGCCGGGCTTCTACGGCTGGCCGTACTGCGTGGGCAACAACACGCCGTACAACGACTTCGACTTCGCCACCGGGGTCGCGGGCACGACCTTCGACTGCGCGGCGCCGGTCAACAACTCGCCGAACAACACCGGTATCACCCAGCTGCCCGCGGCGGTGCCCGCGTCGCTGTGGATGGGCAAGTCGACCACCGGCGTCCCCGAGATCGGCGGCAGTGGTGCGCCGATGACCAGCGGCGCGTACGACTTCGACCCGGACAGCGACTCCGACCGCAAGTGGCCGGAGTACTTCGACGGCAAGGCCGTGTTCGCCGACTGGAACGACAGCAGGCTGTTCTCGGTGCAGCTGAAGGACGACCGCGCCGGTGTCTCGGACGTCTCGCGGATGCTGGCGAAGATGAACTTCATCCGGCCGCACGCGCTGCAGTTCGGGCCGGACGGCGCGCTCTACGTGATCGAGTGGGGCAGCGGTTTCGGTGGCAACAACGCCGACTCCGGCATCTACCGGATCGACTACACCTCCGGTAACCAGGCGCCACTCGCGCAGTTCAGTACGGACAAGACGTCCGGTCCGGTGCCGCTGACGGTCGCGTTCGACTCGACCGGATCACGCGATCCCGACGGTCAGCAGATCACCCTGGCCTGGGACTTCGACGGCAACGGCACGACCGACAGTGTCGAGGCGAAGCCTTCGCACACCTACACGACCGCCGGGGTGTTCACCGCCCGGTTGACGGTGACCGACAGCGACGGCCGGACCGCGGTCTCGAACCGGTCGATCACGGCCGGCAACACCGCGCCGACGATCACCGTGGAGGCGCCGGTGGACGGCGGGTTCTTCGACTTCGGCGACACGGTCAGGTACAAGGTGACGGTGACCGATCCGGAGGACGGCACGGTCGACTGCAACGACGTCATCACCCAGCCCGCGCTCGGCCACGACGAGCACGCCCACGACTACGAGCAGTACTTCGGCTGTGAAGGCGTCATCCCGGTCAACGGGGACACCGGCCACGTCGGGGCGAACATCTTCGGCATCGTCAAGGTGAAGTACACCGACAAGGGAGCGCCGGGAGCCGCCCGGCTGACCACCGAGAAGGTCGTTCAGCTTCAGCCGAAGACGCGCGAGGCGGAGTACTTCAGTGAGACCGGAGGACCGGGCGACACCGGCGGGGTACAGGTCGAGGACACCGGTGACGTCGCCGGCGGCGGGAAGAACATCGGCTTCATCGAAGACGGTGACTGGTGGAGCTTCGAGCCCACCAATCTGACCGGAATCACCCAGGTCCAGTTGCGCGCGGCGTCCGAGAACGCCGGGGCCACCGTGCAGGTCCGCCAGGGTTCGCCGACCGACGGCCCGATCGTCGCCACCGTCACCGTGGCTCCGACCGGCGCCTGGCAGACCTACGGCAACTTCACCGCGGACCTCTCCGGCGCGTCGTCGACCAGCGGCCCGCTGTACTTCGTCAAGACGACGGGGCAGCTGAACGTCAACTGGGTGAAGTTCATCGGCAAGGGCGTGACGGAGAACCAGCGCCCGAACGTGTCGATCACCGCGACGCCGGTGCAGGGCAAGGCGCCGCTGAAGGTCGACTTCACCGCGGCGGCGACCGACCCCGAAGGCGACGTCCCGCTGTCCTACGTGTGGAGCTTCGGTGACGGCGCGACCGCCACCGGCGCCACGGTGAGCCACACCTACACGACCGCCGGGACCCACGACGCCACCGTCACGGTGACGGACTCCAAGGGCGCCGCCGGTACGTCGTACGTGCGGATCAAGGTGGACGCGAGTGCTCCGCCGACCTGCCTGACAGGTCGCTCGGACGGTTTCGAGGGTACGACGCTCGACACCGGCCGGTGGAGCTCCGTTGTCCGGGGCAACCAGGATCTTGCGGTCGGCAACGGCATGCTGAACCTGCCGTTGACCGCGACCGACATCTACGGCACGGGCAACACCGGTACGCCGAACATCGTGCTGCAGCCGCTGCCGGCCGGTGCCTGGCAGGCGACGGCGAAGGTGACGTTGCCGGCCCGGCTCGCCTACCAGCAGGCGGGGTTGATCGTCTACGGCGACGACGACAACTACGCGAAGATGGTGCTGCAGGGTCGCTCGACCGGAGCGGCCTCGGCCAACGACCGGATCTTCCAGTTCATCCGCGAGGAGGCCGGTGCGCCGAACGAGGTCGCGGCGTCGAACACGGCCAACCTGGGTACGGCGTTCCCGGACACGTTCTGGGTGCGTTTCACCAGCAACGGCGAGAACCTGAAGGCGTCGTACAGCGCCGACGGCGCGACGTTCGTCGAGATGCCGGAGACCAAGCAGCTGGCCGGCATCAGCAACCCGCGGATCGGGATGTTCGGGCTGGCCAACCGGACCGAGGCGCTGCCGATCGCGGCACAGTTCGACTACTTCTCCATCACGCCGGACGACACCGCCGAGGCTCCTGCCCCGGACGACGAGTTCGACGGGAACGCGCTGAACGCCTGCCGCTGGTCGGCGAGCGTGCGGCCGGACGCCGCGGCGTACCGGGTGACCGGTGGCGGGCTGGAGATCGACACGAGCAAGGGCGACATCTACCAGGGCACGGCCACGAACCCGAAGAACCTGCTGCTGCAGCCGGCTCCCGACGGTGACTGGACGATCGAGACCAAGGTGGACGGGTCCGCGTTCAACGAGGCCTACCAGCAGGGCGGCCTGATGGTCTACGGCGACGACGCGAACTACGTGAAGCTCGACTTCCTCACCAACAACGCCGCCGGCGGCACGGTGACCCGGGGGATCGAACTGCGCAGCGAGGTCGGCAACGTCCTCGTCAATCCCCAGCCCAACGCGTCGCCGGCACCCACCCAGGGCGTCTGGTACCTGCGGCTGACCAAGGCCGGTACGACGTACACCGGCTCCTACAGCGCGGACGGGCTGGCCTGGACGGCGCTCGCGCCGGTCACCAATACCGCGCTGAGCTCGGCGAGCTTCGGCGTCTACGCCTTCGGAGTCGACCAGGTCGCCTCGAAGACGGCCAAGTTCGACTACTTCCGGGTCGGCAAGGACACGGTTGCACCGCAGGTCAGCCTGTCGGTCAACCCGTCGGCGCCGTCCGGTGACAACGGCTGGTGGAACGGCACCGTGGTCGCGACCGCGATGGCGACCGACAACCAGCCGGGCCAGCTCTACATCGAGCAGAAGCTCGGTGACGGTGCCTGGGCGGAGTACACCCACGCGGTCAACCTGACGGCCGACGGGACCCACACCCTCCAGGTGCGGGCCAGTGACACGGCGGGCAACGTGTCCGAGCCGAAGTCGGTGACGGTCAAGATCGACAAGACCGCGCCGGTGACCACGGTGACCGGGCTCCCGGCCAACGGTCAGCTCGGGGTGGCGAGTCTGGCCACGGTCGCCGCGACGGCCGCGGACGCGCTCTCTGGTGTCGCCGGTGCGGTGACGCTGACCGTCGACGGGAAGCCGTCGACGGGCAAGCTCGACGGCATGCTGCTCGGGCTGGGCGCGCACGAAGTAGTGGCGCGGGTGTCCGACCAGGCCGGCAACGCGTCGGTGACGAAGGTGCAGTTCACCGTCGTCGCGACGTACGCGGAGGCGATCGAGGTGGTCAAGCGGTACCGGGACGTCCGGACGCTGCCGCTCGATCCCACCGTGGTGATGAAGGTGCAGCTCCGCGCGGCGGAGCGGGAGCACGGCAAGGGCCGGCTGGCCGCCGCGCGTACTGCCCTGGACGTCTTCCTGGCGGAGGCCGCCAAGGTGACCGACGTACCGGCACGGACGCTGCTCACAGCTGTGGGTCAGGACCTGAGGCAGAGGATCTGACCCGATGATCGTCGCCGTGCGAGATCGCACCCTGTCCGACGCGGAGAGGCGGACAGGAGCTCCTTCGACCCGGGGTGGTTCGGCCCCGCCCCGGGGTCGCGGGAGAGCGGTTCCGCACGGTCGACGGGGGACCGGCTCGGCCGGTCCTTGTCCCCGGCGCCGCGACCAGCGCTCCGGCCGCGGCGCCGGGGACACCCCTGAACCTCACGACCACTGTCTTCGCTCACCTCCGCCGCCGAAGGCGGCTTGCTTTTCCTGTTCTTCCGGTCTTTAAGGAGTTGTGATGGCACGACCGATCACTTTGTTCACCGGCCAGTGGGCCGACCTGCCGTTCGAGGAAGTGGCCCGGCTCGCGTCGGAGTGGGGCTACGACGGGCTGGAGATCGCTTGCTGGGGTGATCACCTCGACGTCCGCAAGGCCGCGGAGGACGACTCCTACGTCCGCAACCGGCTGGACGTCCTGGAGAAGTACAACCTCAAGGTGTGGACGATCTCCAACCACCTGCTCGGCCAGGCGATCTGCGACGACCCGATCGACCAGCGGCACCAGGCGATCCTGCCGGCCCACATCTGGGGCGACGGGGACGCGGAGGGGGTCCGGCAGCGGGCGGCCGAGGAGATGGGGACGACGGCGCGGGCCGCCCGGGCGCTCGGCGTGGACGTCGTGGTCGGCTTCACCGGCTCGTCGATCTGGAAGACCGTCGCGATGTTCCCGCCGGTCCCGCAGTCGATGGTCGACGCCGGGTACGCCGACTTCGCGGACCGCTGGAACCCGATCCTGGACGTGTTCGACGAGGCCGGCGTGAAGTTCGCGCACGAGGTCCACCCGTCGGAGATCGCCTACGACTACTGGTCGACGACCGCGACGCTGGCGGCGATCGGGCACCGCGAGGCGTTCGGGCTGAACTGGGACCCGAGTCACTTCGTCTGGCAGGACCTCGACCCGGTCGGCTTCCTGTGGGACTTCAAGGACCGGATCTACCACGTCGACTGCAAGGACGCGAAGCGTCAGGTCGGCAACGGGCGCAACGGGCGGATGGGTTCCCACCTGGCCTGGGGCGACCCGCGGCGCGGCTGGGACTTCGTCTCGACCGGCCACGGCGACGTGCCGTGGGAGGCCTGTTTCCGGATGCTCAACACGATCGGCTACACCGGCCCGATCTCGGTCGAGTGGGAGGACGCCGGGATGGACCGCCTGGTGGGCGCCGCCGAAGCTCTGGAGTTCGTGAAGAGGCTGGCCTTCGACCCGCCGACCGCGTCCTTCGACGCGGCTTTCTCCTCTTGAAAGTACCCGAAAGCCCTGCGGTACTGGTCCCTTTCCCAAGTCCAGTACCGCAGGGAGTCGTCGGCTAGAGAGTGGGAACGGTCGGGCGTCCGGGGAGACGGTAGTTGTCGCCCAGGACCTGACCGCGGTTGGGTTTGTAGAGGTCGAAGCCCTTCCCGTTGCACTGCAGGCCACCGTTGATGCAGTGGCTCACCAGGGCCGCCAGGGTGGGCGGATCCCACGCGTTGAAGAAGTCGTAGTGCCAGGTGTAGCCGCGGCCACTGGCGAACCTGGTCCCGGCCATGTCACCACTGGCCTCGAACGAGATCTTGAACTCGAGCATCGGTACCGCCACCGGGTGGCTCGACGGGCAGGCCTCGTTGACCGGGTACTTCATGTGGCTCTTGTGGTCGGGGGAGTCGAGGTTGACGCCGTCCCAGCAGCTCGGGGCCTGGTAGCGGACGTTGACCTGGGTGCCTGGCGTGCAGTACGCCGGGATGTCCCAGCTCTTGGAGATGTCGCCGCACTCGAAGCCCTCGACCGCGCCGGGTGCGGTGCGGAACTCGTCGAGGGTCGCGGTCGGGCTGCCGACGACGTACCGCAGGCCCGGCGGGAACGGACGGACGTCCTGGTACCGCAGGATGCCCGACTTGTAGTAGATGGTCTGCCGCCAGGTCTGCGGCACCGGGTCGTTGTTGCGGAACATCGTCGGCCACCAGTACGCCGACAGGTCGTCGGGGTTCTGGCAGGTGGTCGCGCCCGGGCCGGCCGCGACGAGGCTGTTCAGGGTGGTGGCGGCGTTCGTGGTGGGATTGCCGACGAAGCTGTGGTCGTGCGAGGCGCCCGGCATGTTCGGGAACACGATCGGGTCGTTGGGCCCGCGATGGTGCACGTTGCAGTTGACCTGGAACTCGTGATGGGTGACCAGGTCGTCGGCCTGGGCCGGCGATCCGGCCGTCGCGGTGAGAACCGAGGCGACGACGAGGGCGGCGATGCCGCCGGCGGACAGAGCTTTCTTCCTTCTGGTGAACACGGAACTCCTCCTGTCGGGGGAATCCGCGGGGGCGGTGGTGCAGGCTACCCGCGGCGGGACGTCGCGGGAGAGCGCTCTCTGGAACAGCCTCGATCGGGCGGCTCCGGCTGTCAAGTGCTTGTTGGTTCCGGAACCGGCTGAGCGTGACGAGCCGTTGACAAGCAGGTGACGCCGGCGCGACCATCAGACCGCGAGAGAGCGCTCTCTGAACCACCCGCCCCCCTCTCGCACTCCAGCGAAGGAGTACCCGATGGACTTCGCGACCCGTCGCGTTCGTCTGCGGCCTGCCGAGCGCAGGCGCCGCGGTCGTTCGGCGATAGCCGCCTCCGTCGCAGCAGCCGTCGTGCTGCTCGGCAACGTCGTACTACTGGCCCAACCCGCGCAAGCGGCCACTCTGCTGTCCCAAGGGCGCCCGGTGACGGCCTCGTCATCGGAAGGCGCCGGTACCGCGCCCACTGCTGCCGTGGACGGCGACCTGAACACCCGATGGTCCAGCCTGTGGCAGGACAACCAATGGCTTCAGATCGACCTCGGCGCCACCTCCTCGATCGAGCAGGTCGTCCTGCGCTGGGAAGCTGCCTACGCCAAGGAGTACCGGATCGAGGTCTCTGGCAACGGCCAGGACTGGAACCAGATCTACAGCACGGCCTCCAGCCCGGGCGGCACCGAAACTCTCAACGTAACCGGCACTGGCCGCTACGTGCGGATGTTCGGCGTCAAGCGTGCCAACGGCTACGGCATGTCGCTCTTCGAGTTCCAGGTGCTCGGTACTGGTGGCGGCACCGGCCCGCAGCCGGGTACCGGAACCGTCCGCGTCGCCGGTAGCCAAGGGAACTGGCAGCTGCTCGTCAACAACGCTCCCTGGCAGGTGAAGGGCCTCACCTGGGGTCCGCCGGCCTCCGAAGCCGGCGCGCGACTGCCCGGCCTGAAGGCGATCGGCGTCAACACCGTCCGCACGTGGGGTACCGACGCCGGCTCCAAGCCGCTCTTCGACGCCGCGGCCGCCAACGGCATGCGCGTGATCGCGGGCTATTGGCTCCAACCTGGTGGTGGACCCGGCAGCGGCGGTTGTGCCAACTACGTGACCGACGCGACCTACAAGGCGAACACGCTCGCCGACATCCGCCGCTGGACGACGGAGTACAAGGACAACCAGGGCGTGCTGATGTGGAACGTCGGCAACGAGTCCGTGCTCGGTCTGCAGAACTGCTACTCGGGTGCCGAGCTGGAGGCGCAGCGGATCGCGTACGCCAGGTTCGTCAACGAGGCGACGCAGGCGATCCACGCGATCGACCCCAACCACCCGGTCACCTCCACAGACGCCTGGACGGGCGCATGGCCGTACTACAAGCAGTACACGCCCGACCTCGATCTGCTGGCGGTCAACTCGTACGGCAACGTCTGCCAGGTCCGGCAGGACTGGATCAACGGT encodes:
- the xylA gene encoding xylose isomerase, with protein sequence MSSYTPSKDDKFSFGLWTVGWEGVDVFGTAVRAPLDPVLAVEKLAELGASAVSFHDDDLVPDDSTRQQVLERFSKALADHDMVVEMATTNLFSHPVFKDGGLTANDRDVRRYALAKILRNVDLAAELGAKTYVLWGGREGSESGGSKDVHAALDRYKESMDLLTGYVREQGYDLRFALEPKPNEPRGDILLPTIGHALAFINDLEHPDLVGINPEVGHEQMAGLNYAHGIAQALWHGKLYHIDLNGQHGPRFDQDLRFGAGNLREAFWTVDVLQGTAGGPGYDGYVHFDYKPPRTEDLDGVWETARGCMRNYLILREKVQAFRADPEVQEAVEAARVNELAQPTLGAGESLDELRKATYDPDALAQRGLGFERLDQLAMDHLLGVR
- a CDS encoding Gfo/Idh/MocA family protein, with product MTNLGIGLIGYAFMGAAHSQAWRSAPRFFDLPLQPEMTVLCGRNADAVDAAAGKLGWSGTETDWRKLLTRDDVQLIDVCTPGDSHAEIAIAALRAGKHVLCEKPLANTVAEAEQMAAAAAEAAANGIRSMVGFTYRRVPAIGLARQLVAEGKLGTIRHVRAQYLQDWIADPEAPLSWRLDKEKAGSGALGDIGAHIVDLTQYITGDRITEVSGQLETFVKERPVAAEHSGLSGQAGTERGPVTVDDAAIFLARFAEGALGVFEATRFATGRKNAIRLEINGSRGSLAFDFEDLNELHFYDATEPAETAGFRRILVTEAAHPYVAAWWPPGHLLGYEHGFTHQVVDLITAIADGTDPAPSFADGLQVQRVLAAVEDSSTSRQWQEIAS
- a CDS encoding ABC transporter permease produces the protein MSEEVARSEGTLQDDPPKGQAMVEVDPATPRSGRGGGPGTSSVLGSLLKSGAGRNIGLVIALILLCIVGVATAGDRFASTANLLTILRLAAVIGVVSIGMTFVITGGGIDLSVGALVALASVWATTLATQQMAADYHWIFMVSTAILVGAACGLVNGLLVAYGKIVPFIATLAMLAGARGLAEILSDRRTQIISVNSFTDFFGGSLIGVPVLVWMFVVVAAAGWVLLNRTTFGRRTFAVGGNAEAARLAGIKVQRHTVALYVLGGLCCGIAAVMLMARTTTGSSTHGGLYELDAIAAVVIGGTLLSGGRGTIVGTVFGVLIFTTLNNVFTLNNLSISAQSVAKGLIIVIAVLLQQRLAARATAP
- a CDS encoding substrate-binding domain-containing protein — translated: MSVRSARLLMTAGLVGLSSMALIACTSNTPEAEKTTDSGTQQVAAKGNDEPGKKVKIGFSAPAADHGWMGAITKATQAEAKKHSDVELVVAEGTNDVNLQISQVETFINDKVDAIVLLPFDGAALTAVATKAMQAGITVVNVDREFGSTFAARTTILGDNKGMGVSAGTYICQQLKGKKDAVVAEIAGIDSLPLTQARSTGFKEALADCGLKVSNRVAAEFTVESGEKAAANLLQAAPKLDAIWNHDDDQGVGVMAAIKNSGRKEFFVVGGAGSANVMREIKADNTLVKATVIYPSTQGADGIKLARLLVQKKALGDLVEVEVPRTVQLYAPVVTKENVDQYLPTAFES